From the Clostridium sp. Marseille-P299 genome, one window contains:
- a CDS encoding sensor histidine kinase, with protein sequence MDTKSKSSRIVGTIIAWILILITAVCVVNAYPLVWDKEKDKEKENLYESYEMVELLTKMNYAFYMDVAEERAQKTLTPFEVFGVEENLNTQDNNTQTDNGKVNNTQDNNTQGNNAQVNNKQNSSVNDTEEETVNEEESINADEFPYDEETDYVDEYDYENEYVDEYDYETEYKNAINYINERVSYWERLVRSNVNLDYVVIDDLTNKVVTSSSEKFANLDLSTLDLSKYAFSVKLTYNAYGKVEVNNVNGANERNISNLFSNYNYDDFIYDVESFDNNISFSMPKNMTVIYAAPENMTIQDDFYWSVYRYEQNYFMNTGFVFISIVSIGFVIALGIIFTMLKPRQMAQGLSSKIPFEIVLIGAFCLIFPIGELGRFAYDWIGGYNSITIFENLPEVDRYYANFATHTLVWFLVLGAAFMMTLSLLQVFVIGFKRYCKEKVLTIRLCYWIKGKCAKFYNKLISFDLSDNTNRVVFKLVACNFIILLILCSIWFFGIPILFIYSVIIFVLLVRYLNNIKDKYSYLLKATNRMAQGDLEVEIEENLGLFEPFKDEIKKIQTGFKKAVEQEVKSQQMKTELITNVSHDLKTPLTAIITYIDLLKDDSITKEERDSYLQTLEQKSYRLKNLIEDLFEVSKATTKNIEVAKEEVDIVALIKQVLFELKDQLETAKIEVRTHLPEDKVILTLDGQKTYRIFDNLLVNISKYALENTRAYVDLEEKEDQVIVTIKNISATELDFLTEDITERFVRGDKSRTTEGSGLGLAIVKSFMELQGGDFSIVVDGDLFKAILLFRR encoded by the coding sequence TTGGATACAAAATCGAAAAGCAGTAGAATTGTTGGAACCATAATCGCATGGATATTAATACTTATTACAGCAGTCTGTGTTGTTAATGCATATCCACTCGTATGGGATAAAGAAAAAGATAAAGAAAAAGAAAACTTATACGAATCATATGAAATGGTGGAACTACTTACTAAAATGAATTATGCGTTCTATATGGATGTAGCAGAAGAACGAGCACAGAAAACACTTACACCATTTGAAGTATTTGGAGTTGAGGAAAATTTAAATACTCAAGATAATAATACACAAACCGATAATGGAAAGGTCAATAATACTCAAGACAATAACACACAAGGCAATAATGCTCAAGTAAATAACAAGCAAAATAGTTCTGTGAATGACACTGAAGAAGAGACTGTAAATGAAGAGGAATCTATAAATGCAGATGAATTTCCATATGATGAAGAAACTGATTATGTAGACGAATATGACTATGAAAATGAATATGTAGACGAGTACGACTATGAAACTGAATATAAAAATGCGATAAATTATATTAATGAAAGGGTATCCTATTGGGAAAGACTTGTACGAAGTAATGTAAATTTAGATTATGTAGTAATTGATGACTTAACGAATAAAGTTGTAACTTCTAGTTCGGAGAAATTTGCTAATTTAGATTTATCAACTCTAGATTTATCAAAGTATGCATTCAGTGTAAAGCTTACTTATAATGCGTATGGAAAGGTTGAAGTAAATAACGTTAATGGAGCAAATGAAAGGAATATTTCGAACCTTTTTTCTAATTATAATTACGATGATTTTATCTATGATGTCGAATCTTTTGACAATAACATTTCATTTTCTATGCCAAAAAATATGACGGTTATTTATGCCGCTCCTGAAAATATGACGATTCAGGATGATTTTTACTGGAGTGTTTATAGATACGAACAGAATTATTTTATGAATACAGGTTTCGTATTTATTAGCATTGTAAGCATTGGTTTTGTTATTGCGTTAGGAATAATATTTACAATGTTAAAGCCACGTCAAATGGCACAGGGACTGTCATCTAAAATACCTTTTGAAATTGTTCTTATTGGAGCATTTTGTTTGATTTTTCCAATAGGAGAATTGGGAAGATTTGCGTATGACTGGATTGGTGGATATAATAGTATTACCATTTTTGAAAACTTACCAGAGGTAGATAGATATTACGCTAATTTTGCAACTCATACCTTAGTGTGGTTTCTTGTCTTAGGTGCTGCTTTTATGATGACACTGTCCTTGTTACAGGTTTTTGTAATCGGTTTTAAGCGTTATTGCAAAGAAAAAGTATTAACAATCCGATTATGTTATTGGATAAAAGGAAAATGTGCGAAATTTTATAACAAATTAATATCTTTTGACTTATCCGATAATACAAATAGAGTAGTATTTAAATTAGTTGCTTGTAACTTTATCATATTATTAATCCTATGTAGTATATGGTTTTTTGGAATTCCAATTCTATTTATTTATTCAGTCATCATATTTGTTTTACTTGTAAGATATTTAAATAATATAAAGGATAAATATTCTTATCTTTTAAAAGCAACCAATCGCATGGCACAAGGCGATTTAGAGGTTGAAATTGAAGAGAATTTAGGATTATTTGAACCATTTAAAGATGAAATTAAGAAGATACAGACTGGCTTTAAAAAGGCAGTGGAACAGGAAGTAAAAAGTCAACAAATGAAAACAGAGTTAATCACAAATGTTTCTCATGATTTAAAGACACCATTGACTGCAATTATCACATACATCGATTTATTAAAGGATGATTCAATTACGAAAGAGGAAAGAGATTCTTATCTTCAAACATTAGAACAAAAATCTTACCGACTTAAGAATCTAATCGAAGATTTATTTGAAGTTAGTAAAGCTACAACGAAAAATATTGAAGTTGCAAAAGAAGAGGTAGATATTGTTGCTCTTATAAAGCAAGTACTATTTGAGTTAAAAGATCAGTTAGAAACAGCAAAGATTGAAGTACGTACCCACTTACCAGAAGATAAAGTGATATTAACCTTGGATGGTCAAAAGACCTATCGTATTTTTGATAATTTGCTTGTTAATATCAGTAAATATGCATTAGAAAATACAAGAGCATATGTGGATTTAGAGGAAAAAGAAGATCAGGTTATTGTAACAATAAAAAATATTTCAGCAACGGAACTTGATTTCTTAACAGAGGACATCACAGAGCGATTTGTAAGAGGAGATAAGTCAAGAACTACAGAAGGATCAGGTCTTGGTTTGGCTATTGTGAAAAGTTTTATGGAATTACAAGGCGGGGATTTTTCAATTGTAGTAGATGGAGATTTATTTAAAGCAATCTTATTATTTCGAAGATAA
- a CDS encoding response regulator transcription factor, producing the protein MNQYHILVVEDDLQIQEGLAIYLRNQGYKVFACSNGIEGLEIIDKEEIHLAIVDIMMPKMDGISMTMRLREKYDFPVIMLSAKSEDIDKITGLNIGADDYVTKPFTPMELLARVNSQLRRYSKYLQAIEQHNEKKENTIVIGGLELNEDTVEVSVDGSLIKVTPMEFKILQLLMKNAGKVFSAEEIYERVWNERAVNTDTIMVHVRNIREKIEINPKEPKYLKVVWGIGYKIEKQ; encoded by the coding sequence GTGAATCAGTATCATATTTTAGTTGTTGAAGATGACTTACAAATACAAGAAGGTTTAGCAATTTATTTAAGAAATCAAGGATATAAGGTATTTGCTTGTTCCAACGGAATTGAGGGACTTGAAATAATCGATAAAGAAGAAATACATTTAGCAATCGTTGATATCATGATGCCGAAAATGGATGGCATAAGCATGACAATGAGGCTAAGAGAAAAATATGACTTTCCAGTGATTATGCTATCTGCAAAATCAGAAGATATTGATAAAATCACAGGTTTAAATATAGGTGCAGATGACTATGTAACGAAGCCATTTACTCCTATGGAATTGTTAGCAAGAGTAAATTCTCAGTTAAGGAGATACTCAAAATATCTGCAGGCAATTGAACAACATAATGAGAAAAAAGAAAATACCATAGTGATTGGTGGATTAGAATTAAACGAAGATACCGTAGAGGTAAGCGTTGATGGTAGTTTAATTAAAGTTACACCTATGGAATTTAAAATTTTGCAACTATTAATGAAAAATGCTGGCAAAGTATTTTCCGCGGAGGAAATATACGAACGGGTTTGGAATGAACGTGCAGTAAATACTGATACAATCATGGTACATGTGCGTAACATTCGTGAAAAAATAGAAATTAACCCGAAAGAGCCAAAATATTTAAAGGTGGTATGGGGAATTGGATACAAAATCGAAAAGCAGTAG
- a CDS encoding glycosyltransferase, translating into MRIAMLTINYLPFVGGVPISIQRLSQGLRSLGNEVYIFAPTYENEVEEDYVIRYRSFDKRIANGCVIPNCMDPVIKKAFEENSFDLIHVHHPMLIGNTALHLGKKYGIPVVYTYHTRYEQYLHHLKPYHKLLSHYENEENKVIKQIEEKVIDFSENKFIPYYIKRFTKQCDMVFAPTKLMKYHLINQGATTDIEVLPTGLNEAFFQKNQVLANEIRKTYGGNDKFLLCTVSRLEKEKNLSFLLQGMIRLKEKLGEHFHLLIIGDGTKRAELEQSVARLGLDHQVTFVGTIPQEEISHYYEACDLFVFSSKSETQGIVLLEAMAAGLPVVAIKASGVNDIVRNHVNGYTTNEDVEEFSEEIRKLLLDKERYEIVSSGANKTANEYRLISVSKKAEEFYKEAIVMKGESYASKRLQKKQEKKDLVSYHSLIS; encoded by the coding sequence ATGCGAATTGCAATGCTAACTATTAATTATTTGCCATTTGTAGGTGGAGTACCAATCTCGATACAAAGACTCTCGCAGGGGCTTAGAAGCTTAGGTAATGAAGTATATATATTTGCACCTACTTATGAAAATGAAGTTGAGGAAGATTATGTTATAAGATATCGATCCTTTGATAAAAGAATTGCAAACGGATGTGTTATTCCTAATTGTATGGATCCTGTAATTAAGAAGGCATTTGAGGAGAATTCCTTTGATCTTATCCATGTACATCATCCGATGCTTATTGGAAACACAGCCCTGCATTTAGGTAAAAAATATGGAATTCCAGTTGTATATACATACCATACAAGATATGAACAGTATTTACATCACTTAAAACCATATCATAAGCTTTTGTCTCATTATGAAAATGAGGAAAATAAAGTTATAAAACAAATCGAAGAAAAGGTAATTGATTTTAGTGAAAATAAATTCATTCCTTACTATATTAAAAGATTTACAAAGCAATGTGATATGGTCTTTGCACCAACCAAATTAATGAAATATCATCTTATAAATCAAGGAGCAACGACTGATATCGAGGTACTTCCAACTGGACTTAACGAAGCGTTTTTTCAAAAGAATCAAGTACTTGCAAATGAGATAAGAAAAACTTACGGTGGGAACGACAAATTTTTATTATGTACGGTAAGTCGTTTAGAAAAAGAAAAGAATTTATCCTTTTTATTACAAGGAATGATACGATTAAAAGAAAAACTAGGTGAGCATTTCCATTTATTAATTATAGGGGATGGAACAAAGAGGGCTGAATTAGAACAAAGTGTAGCCAGATTAGGGTTAGACCATCAAGTAACCTTTGTTGGAACAATCCCACAAGAAGAAATTTCTCATTATTATGAGGCATGTGATTTGTTTGTTTTTTCTTCGAAATCGGAAACACAGGGGATTGTATTATTAGAGGCAATGGCAGCAGGCCTTCCTGTGGTAGCAATAAAAGCAAGTGGTGTAAATGATATCGTAAGGAATCATGTTAACGGATATACGACAAATGAGGATGTAGAAGAATTCTCAGAGGAGATACGAAAGCTATTACTTGACAAAGAAAGATATGAGATTGTTTCTTCTGGTGCGAATAAGACGGCAAATGAGTACCGATTAATCTCGGTTTCTAAAAAGGCAGAGGAATTTTATAAAGAAGCTATAGTTATGAAAGGAGAGAGCTATGCAAGTAAGCGTCTACAAAAGAAGCAAGAGAAGAAGGATCTTGTATCATATCATTCACTCATATCTTAA
- a CDS encoding DedA family protein: MDVNFVMEYLSKYGAIFLFLIILLEYMNLPGFPAGIIMPVAGILSANGRLSLIMTLLISLFAGLVGSWILYGVGFFGGELFLTKFMKKFPKQQEKITSLIQWVGSKGCIGIFIAKLIPMIRTLISIPAGVAKMNFMKYTLFSALGIFVWNFIFIGAGYIFGDAVFQYLK; encoded by the coding sequence ATGGATGTAAATTTTGTAATGGAATACTTAAGTAAATACGGTGCAATCTTTTTATTTTTAATTATTCTACTAGAATATATGAATTTACCTGGATTCCCAGCGGGGATTATTATGCCAGTTGCAGGAATCTTATCAGCCAATGGTAGATTAAGTTTAATCATGACATTACTTATTTCATTGTTTGCTGGACTTGTAGGAAGTTGGATTTTATATGGTGTTGGATTTTTTGGTGGTGAACTTTTTTTAACTAAGTTTATGAAAAAGTTTCCAAAGCAGCAAGAAAAGATTACATCGTTAATTCAGTGGGTAGGAAGTAAAGGTTGTATTGGAATCTTTATAGCTAAATTAATACCAATGATACGTACCCTAATATCTATACCTGCGGGTGTAGCTAAAATGAATTTTATGAAATATACATTATTTTCAGCACTTGGTATTTTTGTTTGGAATTTTATTTTCATTGGTGCTGGATATATTTTTGGAGATGCGGTGTTTCAATATTTAAAATGA
- a CDS encoding IS256 family transposase, with the protein MTNNNKNQKENLDLNSFFEEYILGLLKQTMETLMKEELTNILQYSKYSYEGHGTGNSRNGYYTRNYETKYGLIENLKIPRDRNNEFEQQLIPPYARRDDWLETMIIRMYASGVSTREIANIIEKLYGNSYSAATVSNITDVALEEIEQWHKRPLKKRYSVIYIDALHLKLRRDTVSSDAVYFILGVDEDGYREVLDFFIGVNESAYVWEDNLRQIKERGVDEVLLFVMDGLSGLDDAVHRVYPKADIQRCIVHKVRNAIRSVRKKDINDFTADLKVVYESPNLEQCRAALDEFAVKWSKSYKRVVESWLNDEDLFTYYKYPVSMRKSIYTTNWIERFNKEVRRLVKTKDALPTEDACSKLVYYKVISYNESWSTRKLRGFACSSDKLQDMFTERYA; encoded by the coding sequence ATGACTAATAATAACAAAAATCAAAAAGAAAATCTAGACTTAAACTCTTTTTTTGAAGAGTATATTCTTGGTCTATTAAAACAAACCATGGAAACCTTGATGAAGGAAGAACTCACTAACATTCTCCAGTACAGTAAATATAGCTACGAAGGACATGGTACTGGCAATTCACGCAACGGATACTATACCCGTAATTATGAAACCAAATACGGTCTGATTGAGAATCTTAAAATTCCTCGTGACCGTAATAATGAGTTTGAACAACAACTCATTCCACCATATGCAAGAAGAGATGATTGGCTAGAAACCATGATCATCCGCATGTATGCAAGTGGAGTATCTACACGTGAAATTGCTAACATCATTGAAAAACTTTATGGAAATTCTTATAGTGCGGCTACAGTAAGTAATATCACTGATGTTGCTCTTGAAGAAATTGAACAGTGGCATAAGCGTCCTCTAAAGAAGAGGTACAGTGTCATTTATATTGATGCTTTACATCTTAAATTAAGAAGAGATACAGTATCAAGTGACGCCGTTTACTTCATTTTAGGTGTCGATGAAGATGGATACCGTGAAGTATTAGACTTCTTTATCGGTGTAAATGAAAGCGCTTATGTTTGGGAGGATAATCTTCGCCAGATAAAAGAACGAGGCGTAGATGAAGTTCTCCTCTTCGTCATGGACGGTCTCTCTGGACTTGACGATGCTGTTCATAGAGTATATCCAAAAGCGGATATTCAACGATGTATTGTCCATAAAGTTCGTAATGCAATTCGTAGTGTTCGTAAGAAAGATATCAACGATTTTACAGCTGATTTAAAAGTTGTATACGAATCTCCAAACCTAGAGCAGTGTAGAGCAGCTTTAGACGAATTTGCTGTTAAATGGAGTAAATCTTATAAACGTGTAGTGGAATCCTGGTTAAATGACGAGGACTTATTCACATACTATAAATACCCTGTTTCTATGCGAAAATCCATCTATACAACGAATTGGATCGAGCGCTTTAATAAAGAAGTACGTCGTCTTGTAAAAACTAAGGATGCACTACCCACAGAAGACGCATGTAGTAAACTCGTTTATTATAAAGTGATTTCTTATAATGAATCATGGTCTACAAGAAAGCTTAGAGGCTTTGCTTGTTCATCAGATAAACTTCAGGATATGTTTACCGAAAGGTACGCATAA
- a CDS encoding DegV family protein encodes MYKIITDSASDLPKEIIEKYELHVIPTPVVIDDIDYLDGKTLKTKEFYEILDDTKRDVKTYHINPAMFEEAFLPYAKNNDSVIYLCFSTGIAGTYNAASIAKENILEQYPEFDLTIIDSKCASVGFGLLVYKLLQMQSNGASKDLIIEASKFYIEHIRHIFTVSTLNYLIKGGRLSKWKGNIAETLDMKPIITVDENGALKVLRTVRGRKRSLKELVQFVKENGVDVEKQTIAFCHGEDEEALHFVLQQSDELLHQKDSLITVVGCAIGAHTGRGIIGICFLDAKETAYEQYLD; translated from the coding sequence ATGTATAAGATTATTACTGATTCAGCATCGGATTTACCAAAAGAGATAATTGAAAAATATGAATTGCATGTGATACCAACACCTGTTGTTATTGATGATATTGATTATTTGGATGGTAAAACTCTAAAAACAAAAGAATTCTATGAAATATTAGATGATACAAAAAGAGATGTAAAAACATATCATATAAATCCTGCTATGTTTGAAGAAGCTTTTTTGCCTTATGCAAAGAACAATGATTCTGTTATTTACTTATGTTTTTCAACAGGGATTGCAGGGACCTATAATGCAGCCAGCATTGCAAAAGAAAACATTTTAGAACAATACCCTGAGTTTGATTTAACAATTATAGATTCAAAATGCGCTTCTGTGGGTTTTGGTTTATTAGTGTATAAATTATTACAAATGCAAAGCAATGGTGCATCAAAAGACTTAATTATAGAAGCTTCTAAGTTTTATATTGAACATATTCGTCATATTTTTACGGTAAGCACACTTAATTATCTAATCAAGGGTGGAAGACTTTCAAAGTGGAAAGGAAATATAGCTGAAACACTTGATATGAAGCCGATTATTACTGTTGATGAAAATGGTGCACTCAAAGTTTTACGAACCGTTCGTGGGCGCAAACGTTCATTAAAAGAACTGGTGCAGTTTGTGAAAGAGAATGGCGTGGATGTAGAGAAACAAACCATCGCATTTTGTCATGGCGAAGATGAAGAAGCACTTCATTTTGTGCTACAGCAATCAGACGAATTGTTGCACCAAAAAGATTCATTAATTACGGTGGTAGGATGTGCTATAGGGGCACATACTGGACGTGGTATCATTGGAATTTGCTTTTTAGATGCGAAAGAAACTGCCTATGAGCAATATTTAGATTAA
- a CDS encoding Hsp20/alpha crystallin family protein — protein sequence MMMPSIFRGSLFDDFMSNPFDSMFSTDRDLIFGNRNSNLLKTDVKEKDGNYEFDIDLPGYQKEDVSAKLEDGYLTISASRNVNNDEKDEDGNYIRRERYTGHCQRSFFVGKGVKQEDVKAKFENGILHLTVPKIEEQKLVESEKRIEIEG from the coding sequence ATGATGATGCCAAGTATTTTTAGAGGAAGTTTATTTGATGATTTCATGAGTAACCCATTTGATTCAATGTTTTCAACGGATCGCGATCTAATCTTTGGTAATAGGAATTCCAATCTTTTAAAGACCGATGTAAAAGAAAAAGACGGTAATTATGAATTTGATATTGATCTTCCAGGATACCAGAAAGAAGATGTAAGCGCAAAATTGGAAGATGGCTATTTGACAATCAGTGCTTCTCGTAATGTAAATAATGATGAGAAGGATGAAGATGGTAATTATATCAGACGAGAAAGATATACTGGACATTGCCAGAGAAGCTTCTTTGTCGGAAAAGGTGTTAAACAAGAGGATGTAAAAGCAAAATTTGAAAATGGTATTTTACATCTAACGGTGCCAAAAATAGAGGAACAGAAATTAGTTGAATCTGAAAAAAGAATTGAAATTGAAGGGTAA
- a CDS encoding NisI/SpaI family lantibiotic immunity lipoprotein has protein sequence MSKPLKRGFIIVCFLCISSVISGCSLIRNNTEYQETKEKGFVNEEDITRFTYNMNDYVILNDTVANSDLGEWVGYIHKLLVVDEQGNLLEQIDSDKKLANEIVKISQKYTSEVYTVSYLNIYNTKDNDLDSLIIDVNGGFHRAVLVNKITKNDNLIQFSNIGNSLHSQKFTISKENCTQLIKGDIVYQITDEIISSDQLGSYLDILAESILFDMNTKQPISKEEQNRIDWTGENSKHIQRINWVYKTIYTINRTDPETAVAVNINNEYHVAKAISCEE, from the coding sequence ATGAGTAAACCATTAAAAAGAGGATTTATTATTGTATGCTTTTTATGTATAAGCAGTGTTATTTCTGGGTGTTCCTTAATTAGAAATAATACAGAATATCAAGAAACAAAAGAGAAAGGTTTCGTTAATGAAGAAGATATCACACGATTTACTTATAATATGAATGATTATGTAATACTTAACGATACAGTCGCAAATTCGGATTTAGGCGAATGGGTGGGATATATTCATAAATTGCTTGTTGTTGATGAACAGGGAAATCTTTTGGAACAAATAGATTCGGATAAAAAACTAGCTAATGAAATTGTGAAGATTTCTCAAAAATATACTAGTGAGGTCTATACTGTGTCTTATCTCAACATTTATAATACTAAGGATAATGACCTTGATTCATTGATTATTGATGTAAATGGTGGTTTTCATAGGGCAGTTCTGGTAAACAAGATTACTAAAAACGATAATCTTATCCAATTTTCTAATATAGGAAATTCACTCCATAGTCAGAAGTTTACCATCAGTAAAGAAAACTGTACCCAGTTAATAAAAGGAGACATTGTCTATCAGATTACAGATGAAATTATATCTTCTGATCAGTTAGGAAGTTATTTAGATATACTGGCAGAAAGTATATTGTTTGATATGAATACGAAACAGCCTATTTCTAAAGAAGAGCAAAATAGAATTGATTGGACTGGAGAAAACAGTAAACATATCCAGCGTATAAATTGGGTCTATAAAACTATTTATACAATCAATAGAACAGACCCCGAAACAGCAGTTGCTGTTAATATCAATAATGAGTATCATGTAGCAAAAGCTATCTCTTGTGAAGAATAG
- a CDS encoding HAMP domain-containing sensor histidine kinase: MKIDGKTDLKRRNYWNGLMIFIPTLIFFCFITTAQFIILGEYIDYKNVATIHIIMILFFWFLCASVFTYITFHQINRRYEKPMKDFAAATNQVANGDFSVYVPPIHSADKLDYLDYMFLDFNKMVEELGSIETLKTDFISNVSHEIKTPIAVIQNYAEYLQNEVISKEQRYEYAKAIEDASKRLANLIANILKLNKLENQKIQPEVFPYDISRQLSECAIQFEDAWEKKNIEFEADLEDKAIICADESLMELVWNNLLSNAIKFTENGGTVTLNQTSTKDYVIVSVSDTGCGMSEETMKHIFDKFYQGDTSHSKEGNGLGLALSLRVLQLHGSRISVNSIIGKGTTFTVTIPTYNENTMEYENKREEIYL; the protein is encoded by the coding sequence ATGAAAATAGATGGTAAAACGGATTTAAAAAGAAGAAATTATTGGAATGGATTAATGATTTTTATTCCTACGTTGATATTTTTCTGCTTTATTACTACTGCACAGTTCATTATTTTAGGAGAATACATAGACTACAAAAATGTAGCAACGATCCATATCATAATGATACTTTTTTTCTGGTTTTTGTGTGCATCAGTATTTACCTATATCACATTCCATCAGATAAATCGACGTTATGAAAAGCCAATGAAGGATTTTGCAGCCGCAACGAATCAAGTAGCCAACGGTGATTTTTCTGTCTATGTGCCTCCAATTCATTCTGCGGATAAGCTGGATTATTTAGATTATATGTTTCTTGATTTTAATAAGATGGTAGAGGAACTTGGTAGCATTGAAACATTAAAGACGGATTTTATTTCAAATGTGTCTCATGAAATAAAAACACCAATTGCAGTGATTCAAAATTATGCAGAATATTTGCAAAATGAAGTTATCTCAAAAGAACAAAGATATGAATATGCAAAAGCAATAGAAGATGCTTCGAAACGCTTAGCAAATCTGATTGCAAATATTTTAAAGTTAAATAAACTTGAAAATCAGAAGATACAACCAGAAGTTTTTCCTTATGATATTAGTAGACAGTTAAGTGAATGTGCAATTCAATTTGAAGATGCATGGGAAAAGAAAAATATTGAATTTGAAGCAGACTTGGAAGATAAGGCGATAATATGTGCAGATGAAAGTCTTATGGAATTAGTATGGAATAACTTGTTATCAAATGCGATTAAATTTACGGAAAATGGTGGGACTGTAACGTTAAATCAAACATCGACAAAGGATTATGTCATAGTATCTGTTTCTGATACAGGTTGTGGAATGAGTGAAGAAACTATGAAGCACATTTTTGATAAATTTTATCAGGGAGATACTTCACATTCAAAAGAAGGAAATGGACTAGGCCTAGCTTTGAGTTTACGAGTGCTGCAATTGCATGGGAGCAGAATTAGCGTAAACAGTATAATTGGTAAAGGAACTACCTTTACAGTTACCATTCCAACTTATAATGAGAACACTATGGAATATGAAAACAAACGTGAGGAGATCTATCTATGA
- a CDS encoding response regulator transcription factor, whose protein sequence is MVNILVVEDDAELNRIVCTYLNDSGFQAKGCLTANDAYDEMYNNLYELIISDIMMPEVDGFEFAKTVRQVNKTIPIIFMSAKDELSSKQKGFQLGIDDYMVKPIELGELLLRVRALLRRANIEMERKITIGNLTLDADAMSATIDDEEITVTTREFNILYKLLSYPKKTFSRAQLMDEFWGIDTDTSLRAVDVYITKLRDKFSRCDGFKIVTVRGIGYKAVLS, encoded by the coding sequence ATGGTAAACATATTAGTAGTGGAAGATGATGCAGAATTGAATAGAATTGTCTGCACTTATTTAAACGACAGCGGTTTTCAGGCCAAAGGCTGTCTAACTGCCAATGACGCATATGATGAAATGTATAACAATCTGTATGAGCTAATAATATCCGATATAATGATGCCAGAAGTTGATGGATTTGAGTTTGCGAAAACAGTACGTCAGGTGAATAAAACAATACCGATTATTTTTATGTCAGCTAAGGATGAACTGTCATCAAAGCAGAAAGGATTTCAACTTGGTATTGATGATTATATGGTAAAACCTATTGAATTAGGTGAGTTATTGCTACGTGTTAGAGCACTTTTGCGTCGTGCCAATATTGAAATGGAGCGAAAAATAACCATAGGGAATCTTACACTGGATGCAGATGCTATGAGTGCTACAATTGACGATGAAGAAATAACAGTTACGACTAGAGAATTTAATATCTTATATAAGCTGCTTTCCTATCCGAAAAAAACATTTTCTAGAGCACAGCTTATGGATGAATTCTGGGGGATTGACACAGATACAAGTCTTCGTGCAGTTGATGTGTATATAACAAAATTAAGGGATAAGTTCTCTAGGTGTGATGGATTTAAAATAGTCACAGTAAGAGGAATTGGATACAAGGCGGTTTTGTCATGA